The following are from one region of the Petrotoga mobilis SJ95 genome:
- a CDS encoding FAD binding domain-containing protein produces MIEYDFLIAKDVDSALEYLHKYENIKVLAGGTDILVDIHKESPRLEKFDYILDISNIKGLQYIDEMEDNVELGALCTHTMLIQSNVINKYFPFLVTAAKSIGSVQIRNRGTVGGNISNASPAADLIPPLMALDSKIELSSINGKRHVPLDQYIVGPYKTSKNQDELVTKIIIPKLDENYRFSFQKIGRRRALNIARLNLAVVAKINEQDSKIEDIRIVPGSATPFPIRFKNIEGEILNQKASQLNLEELAKKIGDEMVKITGERWSTPYKKPALGAIFKKAIMEVTNSSEKL; encoded by the coding sequence ATGATTGAATATGATTTTTTAATTGCTAAAGATGTTGATTCTGCTTTAGAATATTTGCATAAATATGAAAATATAAAGGTATTAGCTGGTGGAACTGATATACTGGTAGATATACATAAAGAAAGTCCAAGATTAGAAAAATTTGATTATATATTGGATATTTCTAATATCAAAGGTCTTCAATATATAGATGAAATGGAAGATAACGTCGAGTTGGGAGCTTTGTGTACACATACAATGTTAATCCAATCAAACGTTATCAACAAATATTTCCCATTTCTCGTAACTGCAGCAAAAAGTATAGGCTCCGTACAGATAAGAAACAGAGGTACCGTTGGAGGAAATATATCTAATGCGTCTCCAGCAGCTGATTTAATTCCTCCTTTGATGGCGTTAGACTCTAAGATAGAGCTAAGTTCTATAAATGGGAAAAGGCATGTGCCCTTAGATCAGTATATTGTAGGACCTTACAAGACCAGTAAAAATCAAGATGAACTTGTAACTAAAATAATAATTCCAAAACTAGATGAAAATTATCGTTTTAGTTTTCAAAAAATTGGAAGAAGAAGAGCTTTGAATATAGCAAGACTAAACTTAGCTGTCGTTGCAAAAATAAATGAACAAGACTCAAAAATTGAAGATATAAGAATAGTGCCAGGTTCTGCAACACCTTTTCCGATAAGATTTAAGAATATAGAAGGGGAAATACTAAATCAAAAAGCTAGTCAATTAAATTTGGAAGAGTTAGCAAAAAAAATAGGTGACGAAATGGTAAAAATAACTGGCGAAAGATGGTCTACTCCCTACAAAAAACCTGCCTTAGGTGCTATTTTCAAAAAGGCTATCATGGAGGTTACAAACTCAAGCGAAAAATTATGA
- a CDS encoding ornithine carbamoyltransferase — protein MNTLFRGKDFITTQEWSKEELETVFELSNELKMRFALGEPTDHLLRSKTIFMMFFEQSTRTRNSIEAGITQLGGHAHDLTPDKMQLSHGESAKDTAIVLSRFGHAIAIRNCFFGIGNNYMREVAKYADVPVINLQDDFYHPLQGLADLMTIKEKCGNDLRNIKVTISWAYATSHAKPLSVPQTQALLFTRYGMDVTIAHPKEFPLMPELMKQAKQNAEKHGGSLKFTNDMDEAFDGAQIVIPKNWGGFLGVEDPDTDEGKKQMKENLEKHKDWICDERRMSLADKDVLYMHAMPADRGKEVTDSVIDGPHSIIYDEAENRLHTAKAIMALTMGGRP, from the coding sequence ATGAATACACTTTTTAGGGGAAAGGATTTTATAACTACACAAGAATGGAGTAAAGAAGAATTAGAAACTGTTTTTGAATTATCTAATGAGCTTAAAATGAGGTTTGCATTAGGAGAACCTACGGATCATTTGTTAAGATCAAAAACTATCTTTATGATGTTTTTCGAACAATCTACACGAACTCGAAATTCTATAGAAGCTGGCATCACTCAACTGGGGGGACATGCTCATGATCTGACCCCGGATAAGATGCAACTTTCTCATGGTGAATCCGCAAAGGATACTGCTATTGTCTTGAGTCGATTCGGTCATGCCATAGCGATAAGAAACTGTTTCTTTGGAATTGGTAACAATTACATGAGAGAGGTTGCAAAATATGCGGATGTACCTGTTATTAACCTTCAAGATGATTTCTACCATCCTCTACAAGGTTTAGCGGATTTGATGACAATAAAAGAAAAATGTGGTAATGATCTTAGAAATATTAAAGTCACTATATCTTGGGCTTATGCAACATCCCATGCAAAACCTTTGTCTGTACCTCAAACGCAAGCATTACTATTTACAAGATATGGAATGGACGTAACTATCGCTCACCCAAAAGAATTTCCACTTATGCCTGAACTCATGAAACAAGCAAAACAAAACGCAGAAAAACATGGTGGAAGTTTAAAGTTCACAAACGATATGGATGAGGCTTTCGATGGAGCCCAAATTGTAATTCCAAAGAATTGGGGTGGATTTTTAGGAGTTGAAGATCCTGATACAGATGAAGGTAAAAAACAGATGAAGGAAAATCTTGAAAAACACAAAGATTGGATCTGTGATGAAAGAAGAATGTCTTTAGCCGATAAAGATGTCCTTTATATGCACGCGATGCCCGCAGACAGAGGCAAAGAAGTAACTGATTCTGTTATAGATGGTCCTCATTCTATAATATATGATGAAGCGGAAAATCGTTTACATACAGCAAAAGCAATCATGGCTTTGACTATGGGAGGAAGGCCTTGA
- a CDS encoding threonine synthase → MEGRKLKYVKDLVCISCGEKYEASPTQYLCPKCGEKGILDVEYDYEKIKKDWNKQDLKANPDPSIWRYSPLLPIEPNTPKPPLKIGGTPLYKSDVMAKLLGIETLYIKDDGLNPTGSLKDRASAIAVVKAQEAGMNIVACASTGNAASSLAGNIASMGNEMKAVIFVPSRAPIGKVTQLLVFGALVLSVKGSYEETFYLSQQAIDKWGWYNRNAAINPYLVEGKKTSSIEIAEQLNWEMVDWLVYSVGDGCTIAGAWKGMYDLKQIGFIDKLPRLLGVQSEGCAPITQAFKSDTDLVPVPENTIADSIAVGKPRNYIKAIKAVKDSNGDMINVTDDEILNMIKILGKNTGIFGEPAGVAGVAGIKKAVENGIIKPSESVAVVVTGNGLKDIKNAEKATGAPLSLDPNLNELSQLLEKYNFK, encoded by the coding sequence TTGGAGGGGAGAAAACTGAAATATGTAAAAGATTTGGTTTGTATTTCTTGTGGGGAAAAATACGAAGCTTCACCAACACAATATCTTTGCCCAAAATGTGGAGAAAAAGGTATTTTAGATGTTGAATACGATTACGAAAAGATAAAAAAAGATTGGAATAAGCAAGATTTAAAAGCAAATCCTGATCCATCTATATGGAGATATTCACCACTCTTACCTATAGAACCTAACACCCCTAAACCCCCTTTGAAGATTGGAGGCACACCTTTATACAAAAGTGATGTTATGGCGAAACTGTTAGGTATAGAAACCCTTTACATTAAAGATGATGGTTTAAATCCAACAGGATCTTTGAAAGATAGGGCTTCAGCTATAGCTGTTGTAAAAGCACAAGAGGCAGGCATGAACATCGTTGCCTGCGCTTCTACTGGGAACGCTGCCTCTTCGTTGGCGGGGAACATAGCATCTATGGGAAATGAAATGAAGGCTGTTATTTTTGTTCCCTCGCGAGCCCCAATTGGAAAAGTTACTCAGCTATTGGTTTTTGGAGCTTTAGTTTTATCAGTAAAGGGGTCTTATGAAGAAACTTTTTATCTATCACAACAAGCTATTGATAAGTGGGGCTGGTATAACAGAAACGCTGCGATAAACCCCTACTTAGTTGAAGGTAAAAAAACTTCTTCAATTGAAATCGCTGAACAATTAAATTGGGAAATGGTTGATTGGTTAGTTTACTCCGTGGGTGATGGCTGCACAATAGCAGGTGCTTGGAAAGGTATGTATGATTTAAAACAAATAGGATTCATCGATAAACTACCAAGGCTATTAGGGGTGCAATCTGAAGGCTGTGCGCCAATTACTCAGGCATTTAAAAGCGATACAGATCTTGTTCCAGTTCCCGAAAATACCATCGCTGATAGCATTGCTGTTGGAAAACCTCGAAATTATATAAAAGCTATTAAAGCAGTTAAAGATTCAAATGGTGATATGATCAATGTAACAGATGATGAAATACTAAATATGATAAAAATTTTAGGAAAGAATACTGGCATTTTTGGTGAACCTGCAGGAGTTGCAGGAGTGGCTGGTATAAAAAAAGCTGTTGAAAACGGCATAATCAAACCTTCTGAAAGTGTTGCGGTTGTTGTTACTGGGAACGGTCTGAAAGATATTAAAAATGCTGAAAAAGCAACGGGCGCTCCTTTGTCTTTAGATCCGAATTTAAATGAATTATCTCAACTATTAGAAAAATATAATTTTAAATAA
- a CDS encoding YgeY family selenium metabolism-linked hydrolase, with amino-acid sequence MNYQQILSKAKEYKKDMTRFLRDMIAIPSESGNEKDVILRIKEEMEKVGFDRIDIDPMGNILGYIGHGKHLIAMDAHIDTVGIGDINLWNYDPYKGYEDDEIIVGRGASDQEGGMASMVYGARIIKDLDLFDDYTLLITGTVQEEDCEGLCWQYIIEEDKIKPEFVVITEPTSCNIYRGQRGRMEIKVSTHGVSCHGSAPERGDNAIYKMADIVKELPVLHTCLKNDDFLGKGSLTVSEIFFSSPSRCAVADGCSISIDRRLTWGESWNDALKEIKNLPSSEKHNADVELYTYEKPSYTGLIYPTQAYFPAWVLPEDHPACKTLKEAYQNLFEKKPLVDKWTFSTNGVSIMGRYGIPCIGFGPGHEDQAHAPNEKTWKSELVKAAAMYACIPKLYTQKYL; translated from the coding sequence ATGAATTACCAACAAATACTATCAAAAGCCAAGGAATACAAAAAAGACATGACCAGATTTCTTAGGGACATGATTGCTATTCCAAGTGAAAGTGGAAATGAAAAAGATGTTATTTTAAGAATTAAAGAAGAGATGGAAAAAGTTGGTTTTGACAGAATAGATATTGATCCAATGGGGAACATTTTAGGTTACATTGGCCACGGAAAACACTTAATAGCTATGGATGCTCATATAGATACAGTAGGTATTGGAGATATAAATTTATGGAATTACGATCCTTATAAAGGTTACGAAGACGATGAAATTATCGTTGGGAGAGGAGCTAGTGATCAAGAAGGTGGAATGGCTTCTATGGTTTACGGAGCTAGGATTATAAAAGATTTAGATTTATTTGACGATTATACGCTTCTAATTACTGGAACAGTTCAAGAAGAAGATTGTGAGGGACTTTGTTGGCAATACATAATTGAAGAAGATAAAATCAAACCCGAATTTGTCGTTATTACCGAACCAACTTCGTGTAATATATATAGAGGCCAACGTGGGCGGATGGAAATAAAAGTTTCTACGCATGGTGTTAGTTGCCACGGTTCAGCACCTGAAAGAGGAGACAATGCTATTTATAAAATGGCGGATATTGTTAAAGAGTTACCAGTACTACATACTTGTTTAAAAAATGATGATTTTTTAGGAAAAGGTAGCTTGACAGTTTCCGAAATTTTCTTCTCTTCTCCTTCTAGATGTGCGGTTGCAGATGGTTGTTCTATATCCATAGATAGGAGATTGACTTGGGGAGAAAGTTGGAACGATGCTTTAAAAGAGATTAAAAATTTACCTTCATCCGAGAAACATAACGCTGATGTGGAACTTTACACCTATGAAAAACCATCCTACACGGGATTAATATATCCAACACAAGCATATTTCCCAGCTTGGGTATTACCAGAAGATCATCCTGCTTGTAAAACTCTCAAAGAAGCGTATCAAAACTTATTTGAGAAAAAACCGTTGGTAGACAAGTGGACTTTTTCCACCAATGGTGTTTCCATAATGGGAAGATATGGAATACCTTGTATTGGATTTGGTCCTGGCCATGAAGATCAAGCACATGCTCCCAACGAAAAAACATGGAAAAGTGAATTGGTGAAGGCCGCTGCAATGTATGCATGCATACCTAAGTTGTATACTCAAAAATACTTGTAA
- the hydA gene encoding dihydropyrimidinase, protein MLIKNGIVVTATKTEKKDIRILDEKIKQIESNLTPFMDEEVIDASGKYVFPGIIDSHTHFSLHARGTTSIDDFYWGGRSAALGGVTTHIDFADMEATSLMKGLENRLEETRDSVIDFHFHIVINNNFNPLKQNHQLREIRDFGISSLKAFTTYKNIYMLSSDKWEPLFKAAGDNDLIVAVHAEDNEIIEKNIVKFQKENKLDAQYHPDIRPSEAEQKAVKKICEIAHKTNASLYIVHLSSEKGYQVVKEYKNLKNFKLYVETTPHYLLLTRELLKGPKASFYFMTPPLRESQDNEALWEGIQKGLIDVIATDHCAYNAEQKSMGKNSLDIFPGIPGVETLLALTYTYGVNKGLISINRLVELLSTNPAKIFKLYPQKGTIAIDSDADLVIFDPNLKEVLNSSNTHSKAAYTPFEGFEVEGLPITTILRGKVIVKDRNFLGEKGFGRFIKAI, encoded by the coding sequence GTGTTAATCAAAAACGGTATCGTAGTTACTGCCACAAAAACTGAAAAAAAAGACATTAGAATATTGGACGAAAAGATAAAACAAATAGAATCTAACTTAACTCCTTTTATGGATGAAGAGGTAATAGATGCAAGCGGAAAGTATGTTTTCCCTGGAATTATAGATAGTCATACTCATTTTAGTTTGCACGCTAGAGGTACAACCAGTATAGATGACTTCTACTGGGGAGGGCGATCAGCTGCTTTAGGTGGAGTAACTACACACATAGATTTTGCTGATATGGAAGCTACGTCTTTGATGAAAGGATTAGAAAATAGATTAGAAGAAACTAGAGATTCCGTGATTGATTTTCATTTTCATATAGTTATTAACAACAACTTCAACCCACTTAAGCAAAATCATCAGCTTAGAGAGATTAGAGATTTTGGAATATCTAGTTTAAAAGCATTCACTACCTACAAAAATATATATATGCTGTCTTCTGACAAATGGGAACCTTTATTTAAGGCAGCTGGAGATAATGACTTAATAGTAGCTGTTCATGCTGAAGATAATGAAATTATCGAAAAAAATATTGTGAAATTCCAAAAAGAAAATAAATTAGATGCTCAATATCATCCAGATATTAGACCAAGTGAAGCTGAGCAAAAGGCAGTTAAAAAAATTTGTGAGATTGCTCATAAAACTAATGCTTCGCTATACATAGTACATCTTTCATCTGAAAAAGGTTATCAGGTAGTTAAAGAGTATAAAAATCTAAAAAATTTTAAATTGTATGTTGAAACCACACCTCACTATCTCTTATTAACAAGAGAATTATTAAAAGGTCCTAAAGCCAGTTTTTATTTTATGACTCCTCCATTGAGAGAAAGTCAAGATAACGAAGCTTTGTGGGAAGGAATTCAAAAAGGCTTGATAGACGTAATTGCCACAGACCACTGCGCTTACAATGCAGAGCAAAAATCAATGGGTAAAAATTCATTGGATATATTTCCTGGTATTCCTGGAGTGGAAACACTTCTTGCTTTGACATATACATATGGGGTAAATAAAGGTTTAATTTCTATAAACAGGTTGGTTGAACTCCTTTCCACTAATCCAGCAAAAATTTTCAAACTGTATCCACAAAAAGGAACAATAGCTATAGATTCTGACGCTGATTTAGTTATTTTCGATCCAAATTTAAAGGAAGTATTAAATAGTTCTAACACTCATTCGAAGGCAGCATACACTCCTTTTGAAGGATTTGAAGTGGAAGGACTTCCCATAACAACCATTTTAAGAGGAAAAGTAATCGTAAAAGATAGAAATTTCCTAGGAGAAAAAGGTTTTGGAAGGTTTATAAAAGCTATATAA
- a CDS encoding xanthine dehydrogenase family protein molybdopterin-binding subunit: MLYAKVLRTKYPSAKILNINLDEAEKIPGVKAIITAKDIPNNEFGVIIPDQQVLAKERTYFIGDGIALVAAETPETAKKAVESIKVEYMELPGIFDPLESRNAPTIHEDKDNNQVIHHKLRKGDVEEGFKRSDVILEREYQTQFVEHAYLEPEVVIAVPYENNSVVTIYGSIQNPFACRNAVASVLKIGFNQVRIVQNHIGGSFGGKDEVISSMAARAAVLALKTNRPVKLKNTREESIIESYKRHPYKLKYKVGATKDGQLLAMEIEAIADSGAYACQTPFVTWRSVVQATGPYEIPNVKTDTFGYYTNNVYTGAMRGYGSPQVIFANESLMDELAQELGMNPLELRLKNIFHDNSVTASGQKLDNHKVSLGEVIKKATDSINFLEKYKEYSKEQKGDKRKGIGMAISYRGCSLGAEAVDAAGVILSIQKDGTLYFYSGLAENGQGLKTAFSQIVAEELGIDIEKINFMVVDTLISPDSGSTVASRATLVGGNATLDAAKKLKKKLTDFLIEKYNLSHKELIFKDNSIYTPNQIKLMSFDEAVSSAYNSGVFLSSYGWYKSPEISWDEETGQGRPYFTYVYGCQIAEVEVDISTGEIKVLKMVAAHDVGRAINPASVLGQFYGGISMGLGYGIMEELDTDEGYINNTNFDEYLIPTVKDMPDITPIIVENPDPSGPYGAKSVGEPTLELGAAAIANAVAQATGKRIRSLPINLEKIVVGHSLKKGRKKR, translated from the coding sequence ATGTTGTATGCGAAGGTTCTGAGAACTAAGTATCCTTCGGCGAAAATATTGAACATAAACTTAGATGAAGCCGAAAAAATTCCTGGGGTAAAAGCAATTATTACCGCAAAAGATATACCAAATAACGAATTTGGTGTTATTATCCCAGACCAACAAGTTTTAGCTAAAGAAAGGACTTATTTCATAGGTGATGGAATAGCCTTGGTCGCTGCAGAAACTCCTGAGACAGCAAAAAAAGCGGTTGAAAGTATAAAAGTAGAATACATGGAGCTCCCTGGAATTTTTGATCCATTAGAGTCTAGAAATGCACCAACTATCCATGAAGATAAAGATAATAATCAGGTCATTCACCATAAACTTAGAAAAGGCGATGTAGAAGAAGGATTTAAAAGATCTGATGTAATTTTGGAAAGAGAGTATCAAACCCAATTTGTTGAGCATGCATATTTAGAACCTGAGGTTGTAATTGCCGTTCCTTATGAAAACAACAGTGTGGTTACTATATATGGGTCTATACAAAACCCTTTTGCTTGTCGTAACGCAGTTGCCTCTGTTCTTAAAATCGGATTCAACCAAGTTAGAATAGTTCAAAATCACATAGGAGGTTCGTTTGGTGGTAAAGATGAAGTAATTTCTTCTATGGCTGCTCGAGCTGCTGTTCTAGCTTTGAAAACGAATAGACCTGTAAAATTAAAAAATACTAGGGAAGAATCAATTATCGAAAGTTATAAAAGGCATCCTTACAAACTGAAATACAAAGTCGGAGCAACAAAAGATGGCCAGTTACTGGCTATGGAAATTGAGGCAATCGCGGACAGCGGAGCTTACGCCTGCCAAACTCCATTTGTTACCTGGAGGTCTGTGGTTCAAGCTACTGGTCCTTATGAAATTCCAAACGTTAAGACAGATACTTTTGGATACTATACCAACAATGTATACACTGGAGCCATGCGTGGATACGGTTCTCCTCAAGTTATATTTGCCAATGAATCTCTAATGGATGAATTAGCTCAAGAACTTGGGATGAATCCCTTGGAACTTAGATTGAAAAATATTTTTCACGATAATTCTGTAACAGCAAGTGGCCAAAAACTTGATAATCACAAAGTCAGTCTCGGAGAAGTGATTAAAAAGGCTACCGATTCGATCAATTTTTTAGAGAAATACAAAGAATACAGTAAGGAACAAAAAGGTGATAAACGGAAAGGAATAGGAATGGCTATAAGTTATAGAGGCTGTAGTTTAGGAGCAGAAGCTGTGGATGCCGCTGGTGTCATATTATCCATACAAAAAGATGGAACATTATATTTCTATAGTGGTTTGGCTGAAAACGGACAAGGTCTTAAAACAGCCTTCTCTCAAATTGTAGCCGAGGAATTAGGAATAGATATTGAAAAGATCAACTTTATGGTCGTTGATACTTTGATATCTCCAGATAGCGGTTCTACGGTGGCTTCTCGTGCGACATTGGTTGGTGGGAATGCAACGCTAGATGCCGCTAAAAAGCTCAAGAAGAAATTAACTGATTTTCTTATAGAAAAATATAATTTATCCCACAAAGAATTAATATTTAAAGACAATTCGATTTATACTCCAAATCAAATAAAATTAATGTCTTTCGATGAAGCTGTTTCCAGTGCATACAACTCTGGCGTCTTTTTATCTTCATATGGTTGGTACAAATCACCTGAGATAAGTTGGGATGAAGAAACAGGGCAAGGGAGACCCTATTTTACATATGTTTATGGATGTCAGATAGCAGAAGTTGAAGTTGATATCAGCACTGGTGAGATAAAAGTTTTGAAAATGGTAGCTGCTCATGATGTTGGAAGAGCTATCAATCCTGCAAGCGTTCTTGGACAATTTTATGGTGGGATATCAATGGGCCTTGGATACGGAATCATGGAAGAGTTGGATACAGACGAGGGATACATCAACAACACCAATTTTGACGAATATTTGATACCCACAGTAAAAGATATGCCAGATATAACTCCCATTATAGTTGAAAACCCTGATCCTAGTGGGCCTTACGGAGCAAAATCCGTAGGAGAGCCCACCTTAGAATTAGGTGCTGCTGCTATAGCTAACGCTGTTGCCCAAGCAACAGGAAAAAGAATAAGATCCTTGCCCATAAACTTAGAGAAAATTGTTGTAGGTCATTCTTTGAAAAAAGGAAGGAAGAAAAGATGA
- a CDS encoding phosphoribosylaminoimidazolesuccinocarboxamide synthase, whose product MIDFTMDKEVLEKAVERAIENNIIIPTFAQMRDPALIPDKIKQQLKNIGLWDVNSYNLFRITWKNEPVPKGGLYGDVNYFELPSELTGVKARIVALVGKWFPTGSHKVGATFGCLVPRLVTGQFDPTTQKAVWPSTGNYCRGGAYNAQLLGCESIAILPEGMSRERFEWLSKVAGEVIGTPGSESNVKEIFDKCNELKSTHDNIVIFNQFDEMGNRLWHYVVTGPAMEEVLQKIMGEKDRLAGTVLTSGSSGTLGSGEYLKSKYPNSKLAVSEALQCPTLLYNGFGAHRIEGIGDKHVPWIHNVKNTDMVMAIDDNDAMNLIRLFNEPEGKDFLRKQGVSSSIVNNLSLLGISSIANVLSAIKFAKYYELTDKDVVMTVFTDSMELYDSRLKELQEQKGKYSEQQAAVDFEKHLMGVKTDFIQELSYYDKKRIHNLKYYTWIEQQGKELEELNEQWYNDEKYWGNAFEIADKIDQLINEFNKKTGLLG is encoded by the coding sequence ATGATAGATTTTACTATGGACAAAGAGGTACTCGAAAAAGCAGTAGAAAGGGCTATAGAGAATAATATTATTATACCTACCTTTGCACAGATGCGAGATCCAGCTTTGATTCCTGATAAAATCAAACAACAGCTAAAAAATATAGGTTTATGGGATGTTAATTCATACAACTTATTTAGAATTACATGGAAAAACGAACCAGTTCCAAAAGGTGGTTTATATGGTGATGTAAATTACTTTGAGTTACCATCTGAATTAACGGGCGTTAAAGCTCGAATCGTGGCATTGGTAGGTAAATGGTTCCCAACCGGCTCCCACAAGGTTGGTGCCACCTTTGGGTGCCTTGTACCAAGGCTTGTAACCGGTCAATTTGATCCTACTACTCAAAAAGCCGTTTGGCCTTCAACAGGAAATTATTGTCGCGGAGGAGCTTATAACGCCCAGCTTTTAGGATGTGAATCCATAGCTATATTGCCTGAAGGTATGAGTAGAGAAAGATTCGAATGGTTATCAAAAGTTGCGGGGGAAGTAATAGGAACACCCGGAAGTGAGAGTAACGTAAAAGAGATATTCGATAAATGTAATGAATTAAAGTCTACTCACGACAATATTGTTATTTTCAACCAGTTTGATGAAATGGGCAATCGTTTGTGGCATTATGTAGTTACCGGGCCTGCTATGGAAGAGGTGCTGCAAAAAATTATGGGGGAAAAAGACAGATTGGCAGGAACCGTCCTCACTTCAGGATCTTCTGGAACGTTGGGTTCAGGAGAATATTTAAAATCTAAGTACCCAAATAGTAAATTAGCTGTCTCAGAGGCACTGCAGTGTCCCACTTTATTATACAACGGATTTGGTGCCCATCGAATTGAGGGCATAGGAGATAAACATGTGCCTTGGATTCATAACGTTAAAAATACCGATATGGTTATGGCAATAGATGACAATGATGCTATGAATTTAATAAGGCTTTTCAACGAACCTGAAGGGAAAGACTTTTTAAGAAAACAGGGAGTCTCTTCGTCGATAGTAAATAATTTATCTTTACTGGGAATCTCTTCTATTGCAAATGTTCTTTCTGCTATAAAATTTGCCAAATACTACGAATTAACAGATAAAGATGTTGTGATGACCGTATTCACTGATTCAATGGAATTATACGATTCTAGGCTTAAAGAGTTACAAGAGCAAAAAGGTAAATATTCTGAACAGCAGGCTGCTGTAGATTTTGAGAAGCATCTAATGGGGGTAAAAACAGACTTTATTCAGGAACTGAGTTATTATGATAAAAAAAGAATACACAATTTAAAATACTATACTTGGATAGAACAGCAGGGTAAAGAATTAGAAGAATTGAACGAGCAATGGTACAACGATGAAAAATATTGGGGTAATGCCTTTGAAATTGCAGACAAAATCGATCAATTAATAAATGAATTTAACAAAAAAACGGGATTATTAGGCTAA